The following proteins are encoded in a genomic region of Cyclonatronum proteinivorum:
- a CDS encoding polysaccharide (de)acetylase, producing the protein MKLLKYAIRTISNIPGYSTRKKIVVIESDDWGSIRMPSLQSLDKLEQKGLNLRAGDSSRYNLNDTLADSNDLTGLFEVLHSYKDHNGNPACFTAMSLPANPDFDKIRDADFQNYHYEAFTKTLERYGRTGAFDLWKKGREENVFVPEYHGREHLNVVAWMRSLKRGDNETRLAFDEGLWAFSSSKTGGVNFQAPYDVEYPEDISEQVKIIKDGLSLFEQVHGYKARFFVPPNGKINSAVEEGTHEGGIKYISTPKIHHEVLGNKKTKKHFRYIGKKNKLGQTYLTRNAFFEPNQGMNKDHVDSCLKEIEMAFKYNKPAIISSHRCNYIGSLNTKNRSHGLNELGRLLRAVLKKWPETEFMSSSHLGRIIHT; encoded by the coding sequence ATGAAACTATTAAAGTATGCAATACGAACAATTAGCAATATCCCAGGTTATTCAACGAGGAAGAAAATTGTTGTTATTGAATCGGATGACTGGGGCAGCATCCGTATGCCATCATTACAAAGTCTGGATAAGCTTGAGCAAAAAGGGCTTAATTTGCGGGCCGGTGATTCATCAAGATACAACCTGAATGATACGCTCGCAGACAGTAATGATCTGACCGGACTTTTTGAGGTGCTACATTCTTATAAAGACCATAACGGAAATCCTGCTTGTTTTACGGCCATGAGTCTTCCCGCTAATCCTGATTTTGACAAAATCAGAGATGCAGACTTTCAGAATTATCATTATGAAGCATTCACTAAAACGCTTGAACGATACGGACGTACCGGAGCCTTTGATCTATGGAAAAAGGGCAGAGAGGAAAATGTCTTTGTTCCGGAATACCATGGACGGGAGCACCTGAATGTAGTAGCATGGATGCGAAGCCTCAAGCGGGGTGATAATGAAACCCGCCTGGCTTTTGATGAAGGACTTTGGGCATTCAGCTCATCTAAAACAGGTGGAGTTAATTTCCAGGCCCCTTATGATGTTGAGTATCCGGAAGATATTTCGGAACAGGTTAAAATTATTAAAGACGGGTTAAGTCTGTTTGAGCAGGTCCATGGGTATAAGGCACGCTTTTTTGTGCCACCAAACGGTAAAATTAATTCTGCAGTTGAGGAAGGCACGCATGAGGGTGGAATTAAATACATATCCACTCCCAAAATTCATCATGAGGTGCTAGGTAATAAAAAAACAAAGAAGCATTTTAGGTATATCGGTAAAAAAAACAAACTTGGTCAAACATACTTAACCCGTAACGCATTTTTTGAACCCAATCAGGGTATGAATAAAGACCATGTTGACAGCTGCCTAAAGGAAATCGAAATGGCTTTTAAATATAATAAACCTGCAATTATAAGTTCACATCGGTGTAACTATATCGGTTCACTCAATACAAAGAACAGATCACACGGTTTAAATGAACTTGGCCGATTATTGCGTGCAGTATTAAAAAAATGGCCTGAAACGGAGTTTATGTCCTCTTCACATCTTGGTCGTATAATTCATACATAG
- a CDS encoding HpcH/HpaI aldolase/citrate lyase family protein: MKHNSFNPNFQFFKEPVNFNKFTDKSLLQYCLGGTLYMPGTKDILQKILTKSLGPLTSMVMCFEDAIKEEDVLAAEENVLSHLEAIHTATEQQQISIDDIPLIFLRVRNTEQFARFASKLNAKHADVLSGFVFPKFYSHNAKAYLQQLSDINAAFGASLYGMPILEGRTIAYRESRTRELNLIAEIVEPFKDLLLNVRVGGTDFSAIFGVRRGMNISIYEILTVRDCLSDILNFFNRDNNDYTVSAPVWEYFMAYKQDNIEHLLEDDIHQSLLSRSKIINPAIDGLLREVLIDKANGFVGKTIIHPSHIKFVNGMQAITREEYEDASQILNTSGGVVKSSKSNKMNEINPHRSWAQQTIKRGEAYGVVENEASYLKLILG, encoded by the coding sequence TTGAAACACAATTCCTTCAACCCCAATTTTCAGTTCTTTAAAGAACCGGTAAACTTCAATAAGTTTACGGATAAAAGTCTGCTGCAGTATTGCCTCGGCGGGACGCTTTACATGCCTGGTACCAAAGATATTTTGCAGAAAATTCTGACGAAATCTCTCGGACCCCTCACCTCTATGGTGATGTGCTTTGAAGATGCAATTAAGGAAGAAGATGTCCTTGCTGCGGAGGAAAATGTACTCTCACATCTTGAAGCGATTCATACCGCGACGGAACAGCAACAAATTTCTATTGATGACATCCCCCTGATTTTTCTTCGGGTCCGGAATACCGAACAGTTTGCTCGTTTTGCATCTAAATTGAATGCTAAACATGCTGACGTACTGAGTGGCTTCGTCTTCCCTAAATTTTATTCCCATAATGCGAAAGCTTATTTGCAGCAGCTGAGCGATATTAATGCTGCCTTTGGCGCGAGTCTCTATGGCATGCCCATTCTCGAAGGCCGAACGATCGCATATCGGGAGAGCCGCACCCGTGAACTGAATCTTATCGCTGAAATTGTGGAGCCTTTTAAGGATTTACTGCTTAATGTTCGTGTTGGTGGTACTGATTTTTCAGCTATTTTTGGTGTAAGAAGAGGAATGAATATTTCCATATATGAAATCCTGACCGTTCGCGACTGTCTGTCTGATATTCTGAACTTTTTTAACCGGGATAATAATGATTATACCGTTTCCGCCCCGGTTTGGGAGTATTTTATGGCCTATAAACAGGATAATATCGAGCATCTTCTTGAAGATGATATTCATCAGTCGTTATTAAGTCGCAGCAAAATTATTAATCCGGCTATTGACGGACTATTAAGGGAAGTGCTTATTGATAAAGCGAATGGTTTTGTTGGTAAAACTATCATTCATCCGTCGCACATTAAATTTGTGAACGGCATGCAGGCGATTACTAGAGAAGAATATGAGGATGCATCACAGATTCTGAATACGTCCGGCGGAGTAGTTAAGAGTAGTAAGTCCAATAAAATGAATGAAATTAACCCTCATCGTAGTTGGGCACAACAAACCATAAAGCGTGGCGAAGCTTACGGAGTGGTTGAAAATGAAGCATCGTACCTTAAACTGATTTTAGGTTAA
- a CDS encoding glycosyltransferase: MVKRLVRLRNYLVYKFYDISASITRKTFPTNSSANFIVSIASYPKRDPLLPAVFQALSNQTCPPLKYVLVLSEEDYDNREIPSHLKKLEKKGVEIIWNRNNPYAVKKLVPVVEKYAELAVVTLDDDFIYHKNLLENLINNKYVKEGCIVGHVGKAMYRKGNEVKMMYRTPKKVDESTPPEEIYFLGGWGTYYPPNSLHSKFKDIGKINEIIPGRGSDFWFWAAAIANGTKQVCIGIPDSFRLGIPIPQNEQTKPRDLPGRNIVEQRFQKTIDYFEIRDKLIEILPDKNDI; this comes from the coding sequence ATGGTCAAAAGATTGGTCAGGTTAAGAAACTATCTGGTGTATAAATTTTATGATATAAGCGCCAGCATTACGAGAAAAACATTCCCAACAAATTCCAGTGCCAACTTCATTGTATCCATAGCAAGCTATCCCAAACGTGATCCATTGTTACCTGCTGTATTTCAGGCACTATCAAACCAGACTTGCCCTCCTCTTAAATATGTGTTGGTTCTATCTGAAGAAGATTATGATAATCGTGAAATCCCATCGCATCTAAAAAAACTAGAAAAGAAAGGCGTTGAAATTATCTGGAATCGTAATAATCCTTATGCTGTCAAGAAGCTCGTCCCTGTTGTCGAAAAGTACGCGGAGTTAGCAGTGGTAACGTTGGATGATGATTTTATTTATCATAAGAATCTTTTAGAAAATCTTATAAATAATAAGTACGTCAAAGAGGGTTGTATAGTCGGTCACGTTGGTAAGGCTATGTATCGCAAGGGTAATGAAGTAAAAATGATGTATAGGACACCCAAAAAGGTAGATGAATCAACGCCTCCAGAAGAAATATATTTTTTAGGTGGGTGGGGGACATACTACCCACCTAATAGTTTGCATTCCAAATTCAAGGATATAGGAAAGATAAATGAGATTATACCAGGAAGGGGGTCAGACTTCTGGTTTTGGGCAGCTGCTATCGCTAATGGTACTAAGCAGGTGTGTATTGGGATTCCTGACTCCTTTAGGTTGGGCATACCTATACCGCAAAATGAACAGACAAAACCAAGAGACTTACCTGGTCGTAATATAGTGGAACAAAGATTTCAAAAGACTATAGATTATTTTGAAATACGGGATAAATTAATTGAAATATTACCTGATAAGAATGACATTTAA
- a CDS encoding glycosyltransferase, with amino-acid sequence MNIAIIITQSFEPEAGGVQRTTDKLYEIFQSYNHSVLIISFSKQEVFNKDRKIVYIIDSSNLEHCLETNNIELCINQSGYSLEINKKIGKAINHDTFLVNTLRINPLNFYTNHKQIVSAVLKSKGLSILDNAVFHKLVLYYHIIKQRYELNYIIKNSDAFVMLSERFKSELYFLAPGLKKYDHKIFGINNPFVKPEIEISSLNKENIILYVGRLELNQKRVDLLLQIWKRLHSTLKDWRFVVVGDGPEKKMMQRYCAENNLNRVSFLGRQIPDEYYKKAKIFHLTSAYEGFGNVLVEAQSYGCVPIMFDSYPAASEIVNHNRDGVLVKPFCVDTFVQKTVSLAHNKDLLSEMSHRGYINTDRFSYNKTYGKWNNVFKSIINNNAGQIDPLL; translated from the coding sequence ATGAATATTGCCATTATTATAACACAATCATTTGAACCTGAAGCAGGAGGTGTGCAAAGAACAACAGACAAATTATATGAAATCTTTCAATCTTATAATCATTCAGTATTAATAATATCATTTTCAAAACAAGAAGTATTTAATAAAGATCGAAAGATAGTTTATATAATTGATAGTAGTAATCTTGAACATTGTCTTGAAACTAATAATATTGAGTTATGTATCAATCAATCTGGCTATTCATTAGAAATAAATAAAAAGATTGGTAAGGCTATTAACCATGATACATTTCTTGTTAATACACTTCGCATTAATCCTCTTAACTTTTATACAAACCATAAACAAATTGTTTCAGCTGTTTTAAAATCAAAAGGGCTTTCAATACTTGACAATGCGGTGTTTCATAAACTTGTACTGTACTATCATATTATTAAACAAAGATACGAGCTGAATTATATCATTAAGAATAGCGATGCTTTTGTTATGCTTTCTGAACGATTTAAATCTGAACTGTATTTTTTGGCCCCTGGATTAAAAAAATATGATCATAAAATATTTGGTATCAATAACCCATTTGTTAAACCTGAAATTGAAATTTCAAGTCTAAACAAAGAAAATATTATATTATATGTAGGTAGACTTGAACTGAATCAAAAAAGAGTGGATCTACTGTTACAAATCTGGAAACGACTACACTCTACGCTTAAAGACTGGCGTTTTGTTGTAGTTGGAGATGGACCTGAAAAGAAAATGATGCAAAGATATTGCGCAGAAAATAATTTAAATAGAGTCTCGTTTCTGGGTCGTCAAATCCCCGACGAATATTATAAAAAAGCTAAGATATTCCACTTAACGTCTGCCTACGAAGGATTTGGTAATGTATTAGTAGAAGCCCAATCGTACGGATGTGTGCCCATAATGTTTGATTCTTATCCTGCAGCTTCTGAAATCGTAAATCATAATAGAGATGGTGTTCTTGTTAAACCTTTTTGTGTTGATACATTTGTGCAAAAAACAGTAAGCTTGGCTCATAATAAAGATCTATTAAGCGAAATGTCTCATCGTGGTTATATAAATACTGACAGATTTAGTTATAATAAGACCTATGGTAAATGGAATAATGTCTTTAAAAGCATAATCAATAATAATGCTGGACAAATAGATCCATTGTTATGA
- a CDS encoding DegT/DnrJ/EryC1/StrS family aminotransferase, producing the protein MIPVTRPFSPPIEEYHELLKGIWQRNWFTNNGPLVNDLELKLKRYLGMKHLLYVSNGTIAIQIALKALNITKEVITTPFSYVATTSALVWEGCTPVFVDIDSETFNIDPKKIEAAITENTQAILATHCFGNPCDVEAIKVIADKHGLKVIYDAAHCFGTKYKGESIFKWGDVSTTSFHATKLYHTIEGGAIFTEDPELLKQMAWRRNFGHKGPEDFHGVGVNGKNSEFHAAMGVLNLNYIDQILAARKQQSGFYDDMLRKAALQKPKIASDVAFNHAYYPVVFESHEDMMRVKNNLEKKEIFPRRYFFPSLSGLNYVKETATPVSDDIASRILCLPLYFELSEVEVDMICRRILRVLNN; encoded by the coding sequence TTGATCCCCGTAACCCGCCCCTTTTCCCCACCAATCGAAGAATATCACGAGCTGCTCAAAGGCATCTGGCAACGTAATTGGTTTACCAATAATGGTCCGCTTGTTAATGATCTTGAACTAAAGCTTAAGCGTTACCTTGGAATGAAACATCTGCTGTATGTTTCTAATGGTACAATTGCGATTCAGATTGCGCTGAAGGCGCTGAATATTACGAAGGAAGTTATAACAACGCCATTTAGCTATGTGGCTACAACGAGTGCCTTAGTTTGGGAAGGGTGTACGCCTGTGTTCGTTGATATTGATTCTGAGACCTTTAATATTGACCCTAAAAAAATTGAGGCGGCTATAACGGAAAACACGCAGGCTATTTTGGCGACACACTGTTTTGGCAACCCCTGTGATGTGGAGGCAATAAAGGTCATTGCGGATAAGCACGGCCTAAAAGTTATTTATGATGCCGCGCACTGTTTTGGTACCAAGTATAAGGGAGAAAGTATTTTTAAATGGGGCGATGTGAGTACGACAAGCTTTCATGCTACCAAGCTGTATCATACGATTGAGGGCGGTGCTATCTTTACGGAAGACCCCGAACTGCTTAAACAAATGGCATGGCGACGTAATTTTGGACACAAAGGGCCGGAAGATTTTCACGGGGTTGGGGTAAATGGTAAAAACTCGGAATTTCATGCGGCAATGGGAGTGCTTAATCTGAATTATATTGATCAGATTCTTGCCGCAAGAAAACAGCAGTCAGGCTTTTATGATGATATGCTCCGGAAAGCAGCCCTGCAAAAACCAAAAATTGCTTCTGATGTTGCTTTTAACCATGCGTATTATCCCGTTGTGTTTGAATCGCATGAAGACATGATGCGAGTTAAGAACAATCTTGAGAAAAAGGAAATCTTCCCACGGCGCTACTTTTTCCCCAGTCTGAGCGGTCTGAACTATGTGAAAGAGACAGCGACCCCAGTTTCGGATGATATCGCTTCCCGTATTTTGTGCTTACCCCTTTATTTCGAGCTCAGCGAGGTGGAGGTTGATATGATTTGCCGCCGCATACTTCGTGTCCTCAATAATTAA